In Anthonomus grandis grandis chromosome 17, icAntGran1.3, whole genome shotgun sequence, the DNA window GGCTAACCTGTAAAGGGAAACTCCAGCAACATAAGCTACTCAggttcaaaatctttaaaaaaaaacctaccCAGGCCAGTGTTTAAGAAATGCCTAATAAACATAAAAGCCTCAATCTGGAGATACATACATACTGTGACTAGTTTGAGATGCACTGCAACTATTTCCATTGATAATGATTATATTTCTTATAGGATATTACGTTTAAACAACCGAGATGGACGAGGCTTTTAGTTCTAGCTGGGGTTGTGACTGTTCTGGGTTCTTCAACTCCTGTAGGTTACAACTTGGGAGTCATCAATACTGCTGGCAAGGTAATCTGTGATCGCAGTTGCTAGAACATAGAAGCTTATCTGCTATATACATTTTCTAGGTCATATCACAGTTCTGTAATGAATCAGTTTCAAGTCGATATGGTACAACTCTGTCCAGCTCGGGCCTAAACTTTCTATGGTCTTccattgtttcaatttttcttgtGGGTGGATGTATCGGATCTTTAACTGGTTCTTTATTAGCCAATAAAATAGGGAGAAAGGGAGGCCTTGCAACATCTTCTTTTGTGGGAGTATTTTCGGGTATTTGTTTCTTGGCTGCTAAGAGATCTAATTCGGTTGAGCTGCTGTTTATTGGAAGGGTATTTGCAGGTTTATCCGCTGGTAAGTTTTTATGCAATATATATAGGTACTTCTTAAAAACTGACGTTAATGAATTATAGGCCTCATTACAACTATAATGCCAATGTACTTAATGGAATTGGCTCCATCCGTACTTAAAGGACCTATTGGGGCTTTTTGCCCTCTAGGAGTCACTACAGGGGTCTTATTGGGACAAATATTGTCAATGGAAACTGTTTTAGGTAACGAAGACTACTGGCCTCACTGTCTTGCCTTCCCTGCTCTCTTACAAGCAATATGTGCCTTAGCAATTCCAATTCTTCCAGAGAGTCCCAAATACTTGTTTGTTATCAGAAAAACGCCCCATTTAGCTTTGAAGCGTTAGTTGGACCATGTACTACTACATATTCTTgctacattaaatttttttagagctGAAGCGTTTAAGAAACTGTATGGAAGACTCATTGACCGAGGAAATAGAAACGCTTCGTATAGAAGAACAAGAGAACTTGCGACAAGGAGAAGGTTGGGATGtaaaaaaagtacttaaaagTCCGGCCTTAAGGTTGCCACTGTTGCTCGTTTGTGCTTTACAAGCCGGACAACAACTGAGCGGTGTTAATTCtgtaagtatattttgttttagttctTGCCCCCATGCTAATTGCCGATCGTTTTCAGATCTTTTACTATTCATCTGTGATATTTAATAAAGCTGGATTTACGCCTATTCAGGGCAGTTATGCCACAATCGGAACCGGttgttgtaatttatttatggcCGCCATGTCGGTATTGACGATGTCGTGGTTTCAGAGGCGTACAATTTTGCAGCTGAGTCTATTGTCTTCCACCGTTTGCCTCATATTATTGGgaatttctttacttttaattgtAAGTatcctaagaaaaaaattgatagtataaatattttgacttGAAACTACTCGGGGCTAGTTTCCAAAGAATAGTGTTCAAATTATTTGAGTTTACTTGTACTCAGTGCCGGACTTAAAAATGTCTGTAGGTAATGCCGATTCTCGTAAAGGCAGTGAGGTCTCCCAGaggtaaaatgtcaaaaaatagttaaaaaagtTACGCTGCCATGCTCAATAGGGATTCAAAATTATTGCTTCTAATGAAGtaataaaactacttttttttatccGTTTAAACccatttaatcaaatatttatagttCAGTTAGACTACACTATAATATACAAGTCGCGTTTGAAAATTcaatataaacattaaacagtgaacagcaaaaatatagaacaaattcaataaaaaataaatgagggcGTGTTCGAAAAAACGGTCGCACACgtcgattaatatttttggttaggcatttttttcaacaaaaattttgtatacaggCTATATCTCATGTAGTCATGATCaaaccaactttcttattttaaatggaaccccCTGTATgtgattacatttttggattctacacaaaattataaacaatttgatcacatgccatacttttatTAACCCTTTGAGGACAACTGGTTATCAGTGAAAACCACACTAGTAGTTTCGTGCCGCTCACTCATGATGACGACGGTGTGGATTGTTTTAAGGTTATAAAATAGTTTGTGTGCATTTGATAGTTTTTGTGATATCATTGCTTCAAAAATAGCTGGTAAGTGTTTCAACAGATGTATATATTCTATCTATTGTAAAAAATggtctgtatttttttaaggactttCTGATCGGCTTTTGTGTGGTTCCCCCTAGTAACCACTAGGAAgagttgactttttttttaaatatggttttCTCGTCTGCCATTCGATTCCCAATCTTGGTCATGTGTGTGAAAACTACAAAAGACGTGGTAAAtcatattttctaatatatattatatactttttagaTAATATGGCTGCCTGGAAGTTTTCTGAACTTAAAAATATGGACCCGAACCGTTTTTTTGACCTTTTGGAAGAAATACCAAGCGATGATGAATCTCTTGCAGAAGACTTAGACGAGGTTACGAATGATGAATCGCTACAGCCTGATGCTCCGAGCAATAGCGACGAAGTTTTTGACATCGAAAATAACGACGTTACTGCTAACGATTTACACTGGGACAGCGGTGATGACATTCCGATCGCCAGACTACCCGATGTCTTCCTTCCAGATTATTGGACTAACGATATTTCTAACAGTAACAAAGCAGGTACTTTCACAGAATCAACTGGTCCAGTATTGCCTGATAATATCGAGAGTCCGACTgatgtatttttacatttgtttCCCGAAGATTTCATCACCCATGTAGTGTTTCAGATGAAcctacactaccgctcaaaagtatttgcccaccctGTAttcgttttaatattttaaattagatacaaaaatcttatgtgtttagtcttcaagaatagattttgtgtaacattggtaaataatttcgcttgcttattgacgattgtcaccgtttctttgctggtttttcaacattctttaaaatggctaaaacaaaagagttatcggtggaaacaaaaggtattatcattggacttgatgggggctggaaagactaaccgtcaaatttcgatgGATTTGGGAATgccaaggcggactgtcgattataattcaccagagaagggactattagcaacaaacctcgatcgggaagaccaaaggcaacaagttcaaaggaggatttaaatattataattacaagcaaacgcaatagacgccttagcgcccctgaaatcacagcaaaaatcaacaaggagcgtaaaaaagtggtcagtgtttcgacagttaaacggcgactttataatgcttgtcttaaaggacgtttagctgtatcaaaaccgctactgaaggatgttaataagaagaaaagacttgagtgggtcCAATCatacaaagaatggaccattcatgactggaagaaagttctctggagcgacgagtcgaaattcgaggtttttggaacgaagaggcgagtttttgttcgccgttatgccaattaAAGGATCGCTGAaaactgtacggtggcctcagttaaatacggtggtggttcggtgatggtgtggggttgtttcggaggatctgcagtgggcgatctaattagaatagagggaattcttcgaaaagagggttataaaacaattttaagtgacaatgtacttccttctggtactcgaataattggggaaaacttctttcaacatgacaataaCTCCAAGcgcacgtcgaaattgtgcaagtaATATTTAGGTCTATTGCAAAGGCAAcatctgaaagttatggtatggcccccgcaatcaccggacctcaatcctatcgaattactgggggatgaactggatagacaagtgcgaaaatcatgccccacgtCAAAGGAAGACTTGTGGAAGATCATCCAAGaggagtggcacaagatacctcaggaaactttggacaaatttattagaagactaccgaaactctgtgaagctgttattaaaaatcgaggcggacatttgattttcttaaatttaattaattgaaaaatatattgtttatattcattttgttataaataaaccgtttcataagaaaaactgatgggtttattatttttagttataactttaaaacagtcatatgggGGCAAaaacttttgagcggtagtgtatatgCATTTCAGAAATATGGTGaaggaagaaattttaaaccAACTACTGAAAAGGAGATTAAAATTCTTTTGCGAGTTAATATCCCAATGGGTTTGAAAAAACTGCCAAGTTTCAAAGATTACTGATCCTCTGATAAGGAAATGAGggattattttattagttccGCTATTAGTCGAGATAGATTTGCTTGGTTGCTAAGTAATATTCACctcaataataatttactttaacCAAAAAAAGGTGAACAAAATTACGATAAGCTATATAAAGTAAGACCCTTACTTTTTAAGCTTCAAGAAACAGTTATGTCATTTATGAATCCTAACGAGTTTCAAGCCGTGGACGAGATAAAGTTTAAAGGGCGTAGTAGCTTCCGCCAGTATATGCCGATGAAGCCTATCAAACGAGGCTACAAAGTTTGGGTCCGAGCGGATTCAACAGGATACATGTGCGAATTTGAAATTTATACTGCTAAAGTTGATAAAGTCACAGAAACAAAATTAGGTCATAGAGTTGTCACGAATCTCACTCGGACGTTGGTAAACAAAACCCacaaagttttattttgacaattattttaattctgtcGAAATTTACTAGCGGATAAAATCTACTCTTGCGGAACTGTTCGAAAAGGGGCGACAACATTTTCCCGAACTCAAAGAAGACAAAGGCATGAAATGCAGAGATGCCGATTGGCGTGTTTCAAAAGATGGAATAGCTGCACTCAAATGGATCGACCGCCGAAATGTTCTAGTTCTAGAGAATACCATGATCCCTCAATTATGGAAACTACTTCCAGAAAAAATAAGAACGGTTCTTTTGAAGATGTACCATGTCCAAAGATGATCCTTGATTACAATACTGATATGGGATATGTTGACCGTTTTGACATAATGAAAAGTCTTTCAAGAAGTTGACAGAAAGTCTGATAAATAGTGGcatcggatttttttttacttcatcgaTGCCACCGTAAAGAATGCCTTTGTTCTCTTCCAACAAAGATGTGACTGTAAAAGCCTATCACTAAAACAATTTCGAATGGCTGTGGCGCAAGGACTGATAGGTGTCGGTACTGATCGGAtccaagaaattttaaaaaggttgTACCATACGAAGTGCGTTATGAAAATTCTGTTCATATGCCTCAAAGGTCTGCCTCACTTCGGTGCGCTAAATGTAGTACCTTAACAGATGTTCATAGAACCATTTGGAAATGCTCAACTTGCGAAGTTAGTAGGTTATGCCTAAATAAAGAAAGGAATTGTTTCGCATTGTTTCACACAAAATAACTtcattttaagttataaattagaaaaaatattttaatttattatttacttatatccTAGTGGTTACCGTTAGTAACCACATCCTGCAGGGTAatcgtatatattttttaattgtttaagaCTTATTTAAACCTAAGCTTGGCctaaaatggtggtttccatttaaaaaacatattgatgacgtcatatcttttttataaGTCACCCtgcatatttaatttccacgtagaaaaaccctaaactcTAACATTAAAATCGACGGATgcgggcatttttttcagaaacggtcggacatttaatttttattgaatttatccgctactttacgcaTGCACTGTATAAGTAAACTGTTATAGTATAACAGGTTATGGTATTTAACAAGTGATTTCTGCATTTGCAGGACGTCGACCTAATGCCTTACATCTGCATTATAGCAGTGCTAGGTTACGTTTTATGCTATGGCTTAGCTTTGGGTCCTATTCCCTACTTCGTAGGATCAGAGCTCTTCGAGGTGGGTCCAAGATCAAGTGCTATGGCTCTAGGCAGTTTGGCAAACTGGGCGGGCAACTTTATCATAGCAATTTTGTTCCCTCAAATGGCCGACAACATCGGTGCTCCGTCTTACTTTATTTTCGCTGCCGTTGTTGTTGCCTTGTTCATATTCATCAGGtaagattaattatttttttatgtaattgattttatttatggtttttttttttagaatatatttgCCAGAAACAAAAGGTAGGGATCCGTGCGAAATCTATCATTTGGTAGAACACGGGTTTAAGTCTCGTCCACTCGTTACAAGACAATCAAGTGGTAATGCCGAAATGAACGGACTGACATCTGATAAAACTGGGTTTTAAAGACTTTTTGTTCAATTGGTGCAAGTTTTGTTCAGGGCTTTTTTGCTGGAGTTGTTGGTGATCTGATTTTTACTCGACTGATACTTTAGGGGTGAAGGCACAACTTTTATTTAGaacataagataatttttattagttggTTTGTTTTGTTGTAAAGATTTTAACATTTTGATGAAGCAAAATACGTTTCTTTggtacttaattttattagtatggttttagttttgttattattagatattatttacttaataataaagaagtatAAAATTGGTTTAGCATTTTAATCTACAAcaaactgagaaaaaaaaatacatttaaaataaattgaaatcaGAAGGATACAAACAACATATGAACTTTATAAGACACTCAATTCGAGTTAAACTAATTAACAGGAAAATTGCAGTAGTGTGGATGTCCATAAATAACACAGGAGTGGAACTATATTTCAACGGGCAAGGATGATGGATGAAGGACGCGCAATAAGTCACGCAAGGATGTCTTTCTCTCcacaataaaatgcaaaaattcttCAGACATAATACTCATAATACACCATGCATTTcgactatacagggtgagtttttcaaagcgcggagtagtattatgcattgatgatattatttatcgatgacgtgctcctggactattatttggttaagcattcttcacatcttaaaaatattttggactatacagggtgttccgaaaaagcagggcactacaaaagtaaatttttttaaatggaacaccctgtattgcaaaacatttttgaattctttgcgtaattaccaatcttttttgataatggtttaatatgccaaaaattaatagtttaggagataaatcaaattttgttaaaaatttagaatttgcacgcatctctttaatattaaaatttagcacctaaattttgaatacagacttaatttttatcatcagaagtaaaataaagttactttgatatgcgtgctatgtaaaattattcattttattatacagggtgttttttttgaaaggccaaacttgcccaactttaaatataaaaatctctcttattttaaatgaaacaccctgtatattttcatgtcatctaatagcttacttaagagcctataaattttattaataatgtcctATCTCTATatctaacagtttttgagatatcatggatttttctgtttttctcctgtaaaaactgacaatgccgacttaaagttttgaagcacctcgtattttttatgtatccaTCAAGGCGCCGTGgtaacaaatgaaaaaaatctcaataacaAAAAGACGAAAAGAGAAGTTACATTAGTTAATTAGAGATTAAtagttagattttttttaaggtgttttttagatatttgttttcaatattaaaaacgaattattcaagaaatgaattttttgatatgatttttgttttgggtgaagcaaataaaaattgtctgctAGCTCAAAGGctatatagagaaaaatatcctCAACGGCGCACACCCGATTCCCGCAGTTTTCG includes these proteins:
- the LOC126746278 gene encoding solute carrier family 2, facilitated glucose transporter member 1-like isoform X1 — translated: MEPAESEVMFNGQSHNIRPVQSPSPYRDITFKQPRWTRLLVLAGVVTVLGSSTPVGYNLGVINTAGKVISQFCNESVSSRYGTTLSSSGLNFLWSSIVSIFLVGGCIGSLTGSLLANKIGRKGGLATSSFVGVFSGICFLAAKRSNSVELLFIGRVFAGLSAGLITTIMPMYLMELAPSVLKGPIGAFCPLGVTTGVLLGQILSMETVLGNEDYWPHCLAFPALLQAICALAIPILPESPKYLFVIRKTPHLALKQLKRLRNCMEDSLTEEIETLRIEEQENLRQGEGWDVKKVLKSPALRLPLLLVCALQAGQQLSGVNSIFYYSSVIFNKAGFTPIQGSYATIGTGCCNLFMAAMSVLTMSWFQRRTILQLSLLSSTVCLILLGISLLLIDVDLMPYICIIAVLGYVLCYGLALGPIPYFVGSELFEVGPRSSAMALGSLANWAGNFIIAILFPQMADNIGAPSYFIFAAVVVALFIFIRIYLPETKGRDPCEIYHLVEHGFKSRPLVTRQSSGNAEMNGLTSDKTGF
- the LOC126746278 gene encoding solute carrier family 2, facilitated glucose transporter member 1-like isoform X2; its protein translation is MEPAESEVMFNGQSHNIRPVQSPSPYRDITFKQPRWTRLLVLAGVVTVLGSSTPVGYNLGVINTAGKVISQFCNESVSSRYGTTLSSSGLNFLWSSIVSIFLVGGCIGSLTGSLLANKIGRKGGLATSSFVGVFSGICFLAAKRSNSVELLFIGRVFAGLSAGLITTIMPMYLMELAPSVLKGPIGAFCPLGVTTGVLLGQILSMETVLELKRLRNCMEDSLTEEIETLRIEEQENLRQGEGWDVKKVLKSPALRLPLLLVCALQAGQQLSGVNSIFYYSSVIFNKAGFTPIQGSYATIGTGCCNLFMAAMSVLTMSWFQRRTILQLSLLSSTVCLILLGISLLLIDVDLMPYICIIAVLGYVLCYGLALGPIPYFVGSELFEVGPRSSAMALGSLANWAGNFIIAILFPQMADNIGAPSYFIFAAVVVALFIFIRIYLPETKGRDPCEIYHLVEHGFKSRPLVTRQSSGNAEMNGLTSDKTGF